A genomic region of Venturia canescens isolate UGA chromosome 9, ASM1945775v1, whole genome shotgun sequence contains the following coding sequences:
- the LOC122416114 gene encoding uncharacterized protein isoform X2, which translates to MIADSITSCSYLLLGSGYCVYRLAKYSNDSVAKVLPQFIIASIGIVAVGARSIHALFYNLLWRSYPLNPMLIAKDLEENKNDVNLLDWILSKTAIASFVYSYYYHYKSFKIGTTVVVILSVLEILCLIEEIEATKEPCSWKSSLSFSKCSLRYNCLGFPSRRILHWLVNSRHHQRLPNVVLPNHNNGGSLPSTYKSLKICTMKKR; encoded by the exons ATGATCGCAGACTCTATTACGTCGTGCAGTTATCTTTTACTCGGATCTGGTTATTGTGTTTATCGTTTGGCAAAATACTCGAATGATTCAGTAGCGAAGGTTTTACCTCAATTCATAATCGCTTCGATTGGTATCGTTGCTGTTGGAGCAAGATCGATTCATGCTCTTTTTTACAACCTATTATGGCGATCTTATC CGTTGAATCCAATGTTGATTGCCAAGGatttggaagaaaataaaaatgatgtaaATTTGTTGGACTGGATTCTTTCTAAAACCGCCATAGccagttttgtttattcatattattatcattacaaGTCCTTCAAAATAGGCACAACGGTTGTTGTAATCCTTTCGGTATTAGAGATTCTGTGCTTAATTGAAGAAATAGAAGCAACTAAAGAG CCGTGCAGTTGGAAATCCTCTCTGTCGTTTAGCAAATGTTCCTTACGCTATAACTGTCTGGGCTTTCCCTCGAGAAGGATTTTACATTGGTTGGTCAATAGCCGACACCATCAACGATTACCTAATGTTGTCTTACCTAATCATAATAACGGAGGGTCTTTGCCAAGCACCtataaatcattgaaaatctgTACAATGAAAAAGCGTTGA
- the LOC122416114 gene encoding uncharacterized protein isoform X1 has product MIADSITSCSYLLLGSGYCVYRLAKYSNDSVAKVLPQFIIASIGIVAVGARSIHALFYNLLWRSYPLNPMLIAKDLEENKNDVNLLDWILSKTAIASFVYSYYYHYKSFKIGTTVVVILSVLEILCLIEEIEATKEAKGENRQGENTRGKIAALVKNLPLPPVIFWILSSELLGRAVGNPLCRLANVPYAITVWAFPREGFYIGWSIADTINDYLMLSYLIIITEGLCQAPINH; this is encoded by the exons ATGATCGCAGACTCTATTACGTCGTGCAGTTATCTTTTACTCGGATCTGGTTATTGTGTTTATCGTTTGGCAAAATACTCGAATGATTCAGTAGCGAAGGTTTTACCTCAATTCATAATCGCTTCGATTGGTATCGTTGCTGTTGGAGCAAGATCGATTCATGCTCTTTTTTACAACCTATTATGGCGATCTTATC CGTTGAATCCAATGTTGATTGCCAAGGatttggaagaaaataaaaatgatgtaaATTTGTTGGACTGGATTCTTTCTAAAACCGCCATAGccagttttgtttattcatattattatcattacaaGTCCTTCAAAATAGGCACAACGGTTGTTGTAATCCTTTCGGTATTAGAGATTCTGTGCTTAATTGAAGAAATAGAAGCAACTAAAGAG GCAAAGGGTGAAAATCGGCAAGGTGAGAATACTCGTGGAAAAATAGCTGCCCTAGTCAAGAATTTACCTCTGCCTCCTGTCATATTCTGGATTCTGTCATCTGAATTGCTCGG CCGTGCAGTTGGAAATCCTCTCTGTCGTTTAGCAAATGTTCCTTACGCTATAACTGTCTGGGCTTTCCCTCGAGAAGGATTTTACATTGGTTGGTCAATAGCCGACACCATCAACGATTACCTAATGTTGTCTTACCTAATCATAATAACGGAGGGTCTTTGCCAAGCACCtataaatcattga